The proteins below are encoded in one region of Methanofollis aquaemaris:
- a CDS encoding rubrerythrin family protein has translation MATMENLKDAFAGESQANRKYQSFSEKADEEGFPNVARLYRAASRAEAIHARRELSVMGGVKSTAENLEGSIAGETEEFTEMYPGFIEEAKQEGNTEATVIFTHAMKAEQVHAGLYTKALEALQAGKDFEGVEVFLCPVCGNIEIGKPPERCPICGVPGAKFMTVE, from the coding sequence ATGGCAACGATGGAGAACCTCAAGGATGCATTTGCCGGTGAGTCGCAGGCGAACAGAAAGTATCAATCTTTCTCCGAGAAGGCAGACGAAGAAGGTTTCCCGAATGTCGCACGTCTCTACCGTGCGGCTTCCAGGGCCGAGGCGATCCATGCCCGCCGCGAACTCAGCGTGATGGGCGGGGTGAAGAGCACGGCCGAGAACCTGGAGGGGAGCATCGCCGGCGAGACCGAGGAGTTCACCGAGATGTACCCCGGCTTCATCGAGGAGGCGAAGCAGGAGGGAAACACCGAGGCAACGGTCATCTTCACCCATGCGATGAAAGCCGAGCAGGTGCATGCCGGGTTGTACACAAAGGCTCTGGAGGCGCTGCAGGCCGGCAAGGATTTCGAGGGTGTCGAGGTCTTCCTCTGCCCGGTCTGCGGGAATATCGAGATCGGCAAACCTCCGGAGCGGTGCCCGATCTGTGGGGTGCCTGGTGCGAAGTTTATGACGGTGGAGTGA
- a CDS encoding 4Fe-4S binding protein, which produces MKETTLTSRLVGDAQNMGIDLFGVAAADGFSDPEYLGKRPGDVFPGLASVVVIGVAVPKGAIRPLPRGRAQYTNTLMAGTATLRVAAFALARTLEAEGYGAAIVPCEGSEFGYWYADRQTLMADFSMKYAAWLAGLGSFGKNHLLITEAYGPRVRLAALLTDAPLEPGRPVGGLLSEQCAGCTRCIEACPVGAFTHEGIDRQKCASYMFGELGGLRCGMCIRACPLAGEHRGGSVHE; this is translated from the coding sequence ATGAAAGAGACAACGCTGACATCCCGCCTGGTCGGCGATGCACAGAATATGGGGATCGATCTCTTCGGCGTGGCAGCGGCCGACGGTTTTTCTGATCCCGAATATCTCGGGAAACGTCCGGGGGATGTCTTTCCAGGTCTCGCGTCGGTCGTCGTCATCGGGGTGGCGGTGCCGAAGGGGGCGATCAGGCCTCTTCCGCGAGGGAGGGCACAATACACGAACACCCTGATGGCCGGGACGGCGACCCTGCGTGTCGCCGCCTTCGCTCTGGCCCGCACCCTCGAGGCCGAAGGGTATGGGGCGGCGATCGTACCCTGTGAGGGAAGTGAGTTCGGGTACTGGTATGCTGACCGGCAGACGTTGATGGCAGATTTCTCGATGAAATATGCCGCGTGGCTCGCAGGCCTCGGATCGTTTGGGAAGAACCATCTCCTGATCACAGAGGCGTACGGGCCGCGGGTGCGCCTGGCCGCGCTCCTCACCGACGCACCTCTCGAACCCGGCCGGCCGGTGGGTGGCCTTCTTTCCGAGCAATGTGCCGGGTGCACACGGTGCATCGAGGCATGTCCGGTCGGGGCGTTCACCCATGAAGGGATCGACCGTCAGAAGTGTGCGTCCTATATGTTCGGCGAACTCGGGGGTCTGCGGTGTGGGATGTGCATCAGGGCGTGCCCTCTCGCCGGAGAACACAGGGGCGGGAGTGTTCATGAGTGA
- a CDS encoding ATP-binding protein, giving the protein MIDPDEGVLNRIKDALGYDDTLPVVTCRSEDEALAHLSAAPCEAVFARYRMPDTNSRAFLKTVRARNPDIPFIFFAGTAQEDEIAGVFGCGDGLFLPTVDGGPALEPVIHRMVAHRQMMRHLGMAQIALERAGDLVFWLDANGRFVYVNDTASALLGYSREEFATMTLGEIDPAFPTERWPEAWEEMKRRRRVSQESSHLTKTGTVIPLEIRGEYLHFDGKEYLCAVARDISAHKQAMAAVQEANKKLNLLSGITRHDILNQVTALTGYLHLLDREAGALDNPAVQQYLERCKETAETIQRQISFTRDYEVLGVHGSAWQSVDEAVWRAATAVLPPGVDLRAETGALEVYADPMLEKVFFNLLENAVRHGDGVTGVRVGFSVDESGGVIVVEDDGAGVPDGKKSSIFEVGFGRKTGGFGLFLVQSILAITGMTIVETGREGEGARFEIRVPPGGYRKGAGGR; this is encoded by the coding sequence ATGATTGACCCGGATGAAGGGGTTCTGAACCGCATAAAAGACGCGCTCGGTTACGACGACACGCTCCCGGTCGTGACATGCCGTTCGGAGGACGAAGCACTGGCACACCTTTCGGCCGCTCCTTGTGAAGCTGTTTTTGCGAGGTACCGGATGCCGGATACCAACAGCCGCGCCTTTCTCAAGACAGTGCGGGCCCGAAACCCGGATATCCCTTTCATCTTCTTTGCGGGGACAGCACAGGAGGATGAGATCGCGGGGGTGTTCGGTTGTGGGGACGGCCTCTTTCTTCCGACCGTCGACGGAGGTCCGGCACTTGAACCGGTGATCCACCGCATGGTGGCGCATCGACAGATGATGCGCCACCTCGGCATGGCGCAGATCGCCCTCGAACGCGCCGGCGATCTGGTCTTCTGGCTGGACGCCAATGGGCGGTTCGTTTATGTCAATGATACAGCCTCCGCCCTCCTGGGTTACTCGCGCGAGGAGTTCGCAACGATGACTCTTGGCGAGATCGATCCTGCTTTTCCGACAGAGCGGTGGCCTGAGGCCTGGGAGGAGATGAAACGGCGCCGGCGTGTCTCCCAAGAGTCTTCCCACCTGACGAAGACGGGGACGGTGATCCCGTTAGAGATCAGGGGCGAATACCTTCATTTTGACGGGAAGGAGTATCTCTGTGCCGTCGCCAGGGACATCTCCGCTCACAAACAGGCGATGGCCGCGGTGCAGGAGGCGAACAAGAAACTCAATCTCCTCTCCGGCATCACGCGCCACGACATCCTCAACCAGGTCACCGCCCTCACTGGCTACCTCCATCTCCTCGACCGGGAGGCGGGGGCGCTGGACAACCCGGCGGTGCAGCAATATCTTGAACGGTGCAAGGAAACTGCAGAGACGATCCAGCGTCAGATCTCGTTTACCCGCGACTACGAGGTGCTGGGTGTGCACGGGTCGGCGTGGCAGTCGGTGGATGAGGCGGTGTGGCGTGCGGCGACCGCGGTCCTGCCTCCGGGTGTCGACCTCCGGGCTGAGACCGGGGCGCTGGAGGTCTATGCTGACCCGATGCTGGAGAAGGTCTTCTTCAACCTCCTGGAGAATGCCGTCCGTCACGGCGACGGCGTGACCGGGGTGCGGGTCGGGTTCTCCGTGGACGAGAGCGGCGGGGTCATCGTGGTGGAGGACGACGGCGCCGGCGTCCCGGACGGGAAGAAGTCTTCGATCTTTGAGGTGGGGTTTGGCAGGAAGACCGGAGGGTTCGGGCTCTTTCTGGTGCAGTCGATCCTGGCTATCACCGGGATGACGATCGTCGAAACCGGACGGGAGGGCGAAGGGGCACGCTTTGAGATCAGGGTGCCGCCCGGAGGATACCGCAAGGGGGCGGGGGGACGGTGA
- a CDS encoding HD domain-containing protein codes for MDQIRDYVETALQESGSHGFDHILRVTHLCEAIGRVEGADMRVLIPAALFHDIARPLEDERGIPHEEEGARIAEGYLNAVHYDADRIPGIAHAIRTHRYRSTATPETLEAQILSDADKLDAIGAVGLARTFLRAGEHGGGIQDAVDHIGEKLLKLKSLMYTDGARHIAEERHAFLTRFVENLEGEMHSGGRSR; via the coding sequence ATGGATCAGATCAGAGATTACGTTGAGACGGCCCTGCAGGAATCAGGTTCCCACGGTTTTGATCATATCCTTCGGGTCACCCACCTTTGCGAGGCGATCGGCCGTGTCGAGGGTGCGGATATGCGGGTGCTTATCCCGGCCGCCCTCTTCCACGACATCGCCCGACCTCTTGAGGATGAGCGCGGGATCCCCCATGAAGAGGAAGGGGCGCGGATCGCAGAAGGCTATCTCAATGCCGTCCATTATGATGCCGACCGTATCCCGGGAATCGCCCATGCCATTCGCACCCACCGCTACCGTTCCACAGCAACGCCTGAGACCCTGGAGGCACAAATACTCTCCGACGCCGACAAACTCGACGCCATCGGGGCGGTCGGCCTCGCCCGGACATTTCTGCGGGCCGGGGAACATGGGGGTGGGATACAGGACGCCGTCGATCATATCGGGGAAAAATTGCTGAAGTTGAAGAGTCTGATGTACACGGACGGCGCCCGGCATATCGCTGAAGAGCGCCACGCCTTTCTCACCCGGTTTGTCGAGAATCTGGAGGGGGAGATGCATTCCGGCGGCCGAAGTCGCTGA
- a CDS encoding FAD-dependent oxidoreductase — translation MPEVTVYSTRQCPYCRMVKAFLEKHGVEYRDIDAGAEENAAADLYRISGQLGVPVTVVGEEVIVGFDAPRLTEVFGAEPGGDTFDVVILGAGPAGLTAAVYTARKSLSTLVISENIGGQAMESWAVENYMGYRMVTGEDLMTRFEEQARGANVRLELDRVTGVSRAPDGLFAVTTYAGQTFQARSVIVATGRRSRRLGVEGEEKFWGRGVSVCSTCDGPLFKGRDVAVVGGGNSAVTAALEMARIAHHVHLIVRSQLRADPVYADRLAEHENITMHMPYTVTGLLGGEVLTGVRIREAKSGRERRLTVDGVFAEIGHEPNTAAVKDLVRLNDQAEIQVDENCQTSQPGIFAAGDVTSVRGKQIIIAAGEGAKAALEVHAYLMAGEVQAAAKVAVTPPLIPPHP, via the coding sequence ATGCCAGAAGTCACCGTCTACTCAACCAGACAATGCCCATACTGCCGGATGGTCAAGGCCTTCCTGGAAAAACATGGGGTCGAGTATCGAGACATCGACGCCGGCGCCGAGGAGAATGCGGCCGCCGACCTCTATCGCATCTCCGGCCAGCTCGGCGTACCGGTCACCGTCGTCGGCGAGGAGGTGATCGTCGGCTTCGACGCTCCGCGGCTCACCGAAGTCTTCGGGGCCGAACCCGGCGGCGACACCTTCGACGTCGTCATCCTCGGCGCCGGCCCGGCCGGGCTGACGGCCGCCGTCTACACCGCCCGAAAATCCCTCTCCACCCTTGTCATCTCCGAGAACATCGGGGGTCAGGCCATGGAGAGTTGGGCCGTCGAGAACTACATGGGCTATCGGATGGTCACCGGCGAAGATCTGATGACCAGGTTCGAGGAACAGGCCAGGGGCGCCAATGTCCGCCTCGAACTCGACCGCGTCACCGGTGTGAGCAGGGCGCCCGACGGCCTCTTTGCCGTCACCACCTATGCAGGCCAGACCTTCCAGGCCAGGAGCGTCATCGTCGCCACCGGCCGCCGTTCCCGCCGCCTCGGGGTCGAGGGTGAAGAGAAGTTCTGGGGCCGCGGCGTCTCGGTCTGTTCCACCTGCGACGGCCCACTCTTCAAGGGGAGAGACGTCGCTGTCGTCGGCGGCGGGAACTCCGCCGTCACCGCCGCTCTGGAGATGGCCAGGATCGCTCACCACGTCCACCTCATCGTCCGCTCCCAACTCAGGGCCGACCCGGTCTATGCCGACCGCCTGGCTGAGCACGAGAATATCACGATGCACATGCCTTACACCGTGACCGGCCTCCTCGGCGGGGAGGTGCTCACCGGCGTGCGGATCAGGGAGGCGAAGAGCGGCAGAGAGAGGAGACTCACCGTCGACGGAGTTTTTGCCGAGATCGGTCACGAACCCAACACCGCCGCCGTCAAGGATCTGGTCAGGCTCAACGACCAGGCCGAGATCCAGGTGGACGAGAACTGCCAGACCAGCCAGCCCGGCATCTTTGCCGCCGGCGACGTCACCTCGGTGAGAGGCAAACAGATCATCATCGCCGCCGGCGAAGGGGCGAAGGCCGCCCTCGAAGTCCACGCTTACCTGATGGCCGGAGAGGTACAGGCTGCGGCAAAAGTTGCAGTCACCCCGCCGCTCATCCCCCCTCACCCCTGA
- a CDS encoding cation:proton antiporter domain-containing protein produces the protein MEELILNDIIVIFALSIAILFLCSRLKIPGIVGFLITGMVAGPHALGLIDDPQSVQNLAEIGVVLLLFTIGMEFSFQHLLRIRRAVLVGGTLQVVLTVLAVAAAGLFFGLAPGHAIFFGFLLSLSSTAIVLSLLQERSEVESPHGRTALGILIFQDLVIIPMMLLVPFLAGEGGEPSSGAVMAFLVTSVGLIAYVVVSAKWLVPKLLFHAARLRSREIFLLSIIVVCLFTAWLTQSAGLSLSLGAFLAGLIISESEYAHEALGTVLPFKDVFTSFFFVSVGMLLDLGFVVAHPWTVLLLALAVILGKSVVAGTVTSLIGSSLRTSVLTGTALSQIGEFSFILSVVGIEYGLLSAGAEQVFLAVAVVTMIATPFTVGLSPTLADRAGRLPLPERVRSGNIREAPPDEPVLRDHIVIVGFGLSGRHVARAARAAEIPYVVIEMNPETVREERERGEAIYYGDAARTAVLDHVGVDRAKALVVVISDPSATGRVVATARRANPHLRIIARTRYMSEMEELFRLGADEVIPAEFETSVEIFTRILTTYLVPREEIERFTTEVRAGGYGFLRATARQAPCLHDIGFFQPGAEIESLRVGEGAEADGRSLADLDLRRRHGVTVLAVRRGTMVLSTPSGETVLEAGDVCVVIGPEEKVASVDPLFRGEGG, from the coding sequence ATGGAAGAACTGATCCTCAACGACATCATCGTCATTTTCGCCCTCTCCATCGCCATTCTCTTCCTCTGTTCTCGGCTGAAGATACCCGGCATCGTCGGCTTTCTCATCACCGGGATGGTCGCCGGGCCGCACGCCCTCGGGCTCATCGACGATCCCCAAAGCGTCCAGAACCTCGCCGAGATCGGGGTGGTCCTCCTCCTCTTCACCATCGGAATGGAATTTTCGTTCCAGCACCTCCTGCGGATCCGCCGGGCTGTGCTCGTCGGCGGCACCCTCCAGGTGGTCCTCACCGTCCTCGCCGTGGCAGCGGCCGGTCTCTTCTTCGGGCTCGCACCAGGCCATGCGATCTTTTTCGGGTTCCTTCTCTCCCTCTCCAGCACCGCCATCGTCCTCTCGCTCCTCCAGGAGCGTTCAGAGGTGGAGAGCCCGCACGGCCGCACGGCCCTCGGGATCCTCATCTTCCAGGATCTGGTCATCATCCCGATGATGCTCCTCGTTCCCTTCCTCGCAGGGGAGGGCGGTGAGCCCAGCAGCGGGGCGGTCATGGCCTTCCTCGTCACCTCGGTCGGGCTCATCGCCTACGTGGTCGTCTCGGCAAAGTGGCTTGTTCCTAAACTCCTCTTCCACGCCGCCAGGCTGCGGAGCCGCGAGATCTTTCTCCTCTCCATCATCGTCGTCTGCCTCTTCACCGCCTGGCTCACTCAGAGTGCCGGACTCTCCCTCTCCCTCGGCGCCTTCCTTGCCGGGCTGATCATCTCCGAGTCCGAATACGCCCACGAGGCCCTCGGCACCGTCCTCCCCTTCAAAGACGTCTTCACCAGTTTCTTCTTCGTCTCGGTCGGGATGCTCCTGGACCTCGGGTTCGTCGTCGCCCACCCCTGGACGGTCCTGCTCCTTGCCCTCGCCGTCATCCTGGGCAAGAGCGTCGTCGCCGGCACCGTCACCTCCCTCATCGGCTCGTCCCTGCGGACCTCAGTCCTCACCGGGACGGCGCTCAGCCAGATCGGAGAGTTCTCGTTTATTCTCTCGGTGGTGGGCATCGAATACGGCCTCCTCAGCGCCGGGGCCGAACAGGTCTTCCTGGCCGTGGCGGTGGTCACGATGATCGCCACGCCCTTCACCGTCGGGCTCTCGCCGACTCTCGCCGACCGGGCTGGCCGCCTTCCCCTCCCTGAGCGGGTCAGGTCAGGGAACATCAGGGAGGCACCCCCCGACGAACCGGTGCTGCGAGATCATATCGTCATCGTCGGGTTCGGGCTCAGCGGCAGACATGTGGCCAGGGCCGCCCGGGCCGCCGAGATCCCGTACGTCGTCATCGAGATGAACCCGGAGACTGTGCGTGAGGAACGGGAACGGGGGGAGGCGATCTATTACGGCGACGCGGCCAGGACCGCGGTCCTTGACCATGTCGGAGTCGACCGGGCGAAGGCGCTCGTCGTCGTCATCTCCGACCCTTCGGCGACCGGACGGGTGGTGGCGACGGCGAGGCGGGCGAATCCGCACCTGCGGATCATCGCCAGGACGCGGTATATGAGCGAGATGGAGGAACTCTTCAGGCTCGGGGCCGACGAGGTGATCCCGGCCGAGTTCGAGACCTCGGTCGAGATCTTCACCAGAATCCTCACCACCTACCTGGTGCCGAGAGAGGAGATCGAGCGGTTCACGACCGAGGTGCGGGCCGGGGGCTACGGCTTCCTCAGGGCCACGGCAAGGCAGGCGCCGTGCCTCCACGACATCGGGTTCTTCCAGCCCGGTGCAGAGATCGAAAGCCTCAGGGTCGGCGAGGGAGCGGAGGCCGACGGGCGGAGTCTGGCCGACCTCGACCTCCGCCGGCGCCACGGGGTGACGGTCCTGGCCGTCCGCCGGGGGACCATGGTCCTCTCCACCCCGAGCGGCGAAACGGTGCTCGAGGCCGGGGACGTCTGCGTGGTCATCGGGCCTGAGGAAAAGGTCGCCAGCGTCGACCCGCTCTTCAGGGGTGAGGGGGGATGA
- the tfrB gene encoding fumarate reductase (CoM/CoB) subunit TfrB, whose amino-acid sequence MKEITFRVSRFDPETDSQPHLEEYTVEVHDGARVLHALHAVHAMDPTLAYRWCCGAGQCGSCAVKVDGIPGLACLTEARDGMVVEPLDLPVTRDLEVELAPYLGRFTHIEPAESAEFPTQAEIEAIKPLRECIECMSCVSVCPALQVSDFAGPTAMRQELRLALDPRDTGNRAAEAVARGLFACTSCQQCRIVCPKEIQIPGKAIEKLREVAARQGLALPRHTTVAEMVRETGRSVDRTKPTLLEQVPAVIEPEGEVKATIGFFVGCMYNGRLPETALDMLAVMRRNGIRVIIPHEQVCCGSPLIRTGQTEFVDYLKRRNIEAFRTRDIDLVMTMCAGCGSTLKNDYKTPFRVMDATEVLAKYGCEAPAKLPLTVTYHDPCHLLRGQGISEEPRALLRTVVKEFVETPNQCCGSGGGVRSGRPEVAAALGEKRGEAFEASGAGMVVSCCPFCEYHISEHTNLPVKDLMTLLREGYEEKDRQRAGKKA is encoded by the coding sequence ATGAAGGAGATCACGTTCAGGGTCTCGCGCTTTGACCCGGAGACCGACAGTCAGCCACACCTTGAAGAGTATACCGTCGAGGTCCACGACGGGGCGCGGGTTCTCCATGCCCTCCACGCCGTCCATGCCATGGACCCGACGCTTGCCTACCGCTGGTGCTGCGGTGCCGGGCAGTGCGGGAGTTGTGCGGTGAAGGTGGACGGCATACCCGGCCTGGCGTGCCTGACCGAGGCCCGCGACGGGATGGTCGTCGAGCCTCTCGACCTCCCGGTGACCAGAGACCTGGAGGTGGAGTTGGCGCCGTACCTGGGCCGGTTCACCCACATCGAACCGGCCGAATCTGCCGAGTTCCCGACGCAGGCCGAGATCGAGGCGATCAAACCGTTGCGCGAGTGCATCGAGTGCATGTCCTGCGTCTCGGTCTGTCCGGCGCTGCAGGTCTCGGACTTCGCGGGGCCAACGGCGATGCGCCAGGAACTTCGCCTGGCCCTGGACCCCCGTGACACCGGCAATCGGGCGGCCGAGGCGGTGGCGCGGGGGCTCTTCGCCTGCACCTCCTGCCAGCAGTGCAGGATCGTCTGCCCCAAGGAGATCCAGATCCCAGGCAAGGCGATCGAGAAACTCCGCGAGGTGGCGGCACGGCAGGGCCTGGCCCTCCCGCGCCATACGACGGTGGCCGAGATGGTCAGGGAAACCGGGCGGAGTGTGGACCGGACAAAACCGACCCTCCTCGAGCAGGTGCCTGCGGTGATCGAGCCCGAGGGCGAGGTGAAGGCGACGATCGGGTTCTTCGTGGGCTGCATGTACAACGGCCGTCTCCCTGAGACCGCACTCGACATGCTTGCGGTGATGCGACGAAACGGCATCCGGGTGATCATCCCACACGAGCAGGTCTGCTGCGGTTCGCCCCTGATCAGGACCGGGCAGACGGAGTTCGTCGACTACCTCAAGCGCCGCAACATCGAGGCCTTCAGAACCCGTGATATTGATCTCGTGATGACGATGTGCGCCGGGTGCGGGTCGACGCTCAAGAACGATTACAAAACGCCGTTTCGGGTGATGGACGCCACCGAGGTGCTCGCGAAATACGGGTGCGAGGCCCCGGCAAAGCTCCCGCTCACCGTGACCTACCACGACCCCTGCCACCTCCTCCGCGGCCAGGGGATCAGCGAGGAGCCGCGGGCCCTCCTCAGAACCGTGGTCAAAGAGTTTGTCGAGACCCCGAACCAGTGCTGCGGTTCAGGCGGCGGGGTGCGCTCGGGCCGGCCGGAAGTGGCGGCGGCGCTCGGCGAAAAACGCGGCGAGGCCTTCGAGGCAAGCGGGGCCGGGATGGTCGTCTCATGCTGCCCGTTCTGCGAATATCATATCTCCGAACATACGAACCTCCCGGTCAAGGATCTCATGACCCTCCTGCGCGAGGGCTACGAGGAGAAGGACCGGCAGCGTGCCGGGAAGAAGGCCTGA
- the tfrA gene encoding fumarate reductase (CoM/CoB) subunit TfrA translates to MRALDVIDCHVLVIGSGGAGVRAAIEADQYGETVLLSKSLTGKGGCTTMAEGGYNAVLKDDDTCDLHVGDTLRGGAYLNDPALVEALVHDAPARLTDLVRWGAVFDASADREVAQRSFGGQSFPRTCYAGDRTGHEIMATLMERLRGSGVERLEETAAIELLRDGDRVCGALALNRKGELIAVRADATVLAAGGGSRVYDVSTNSGTGTGDGFALGYRAGADLIDMEMVQFHPTGAVYPYDARGRLVTEAVRGEGGHLVNAEGERFMHRYDPERMELSTRDVVARAIATEVLEGRGTSHDGVWLDVTHLPAGQIEERLPLMLSQFLRYGVDIRTEAMEVAPTAHHVMGGLRITPACQTSLAGLFACGETAGGVHGANRLGGNALAETQVFGKRAGEAAGKTPERAKVLDKVQVAAQEERLAAFYEGESSPTWAREHLQRAMWDGAGIRRDATALQTTQRVVEGLLAAPLKAVSERNLIECCGARNLCTTALLIVRSALLRPESRGAHYRTDVPPGPDPAHSPYGHTRISLHGASIEERKA, encoded by the coding sequence ATGCGCGCGCTGGACGTGATCGACTGCCATGTACTCGTAATCGGGAGTGGCGGCGCCGGAGTGAGGGCGGCGATCGAGGCCGACCAGTATGGTGAGACGGTCCTCCTTTCCAAGAGTCTCACCGGGAAGGGAGGCTGTACGACGATGGCCGAGGGTGGGTACAACGCCGTCCTCAAAGACGACGACACCTGCGACCTCCATGTGGGAGACACGCTCCGCGGAGGAGCATACCTCAACGACCCGGCCCTGGTCGAGGCGCTGGTTCACGATGCTCCAGCACGCCTCACCGACCTGGTGAGATGGGGAGCGGTCTTCGACGCCTCTGCAGACCGGGAGGTTGCCCAGCGTTCCTTCGGCGGCCAGTCTTTCCCGCGGACCTGCTATGCAGGCGACCGGACCGGCCACGAGATCATGGCCACCCTGATGGAGCGGCTGCGCGGGAGCGGTGTCGAGCGGCTTGAGGAGACGGCTGCAATCGAACTGCTCAGAGATGGGGACCGGGTCTGTGGGGCCCTGGCCCTCAACAGGAAAGGCGAACTGATCGCGGTCCGCGCCGACGCCACGGTCCTCGCAGCCGGTGGAGGGTCGAGGGTCTACGACGTCTCCACCAACTCGGGCACCGGGACCGGCGACGGGTTCGCCCTCGGCTACCGGGCCGGGGCCGACCTGATCGATATGGAGATGGTCCAGTTCCACCCGACCGGTGCGGTCTACCCGTACGACGCCAGGGGACGGTTGGTCACCGAGGCGGTGCGGGGCGAGGGCGGCCACCTCGTCAATGCCGAGGGCGAACGATTCATGCACCGCTACGACCCCGAGCGGATGGAACTCTCCACCCGCGACGTGGTGGCGCGGGCGATCGCCACCGAGGTGCTGGAGGGGCGGGGCACCTCCCATGACGGCGTCTGGCTGGATGTCACCCATCTGCCGGCCGGGCAGATCGAGGAGCGCCTCCCGCTGATGCTCTCCCAGTTCCTCAGGTACGGTGTGGACATCAGGACGGAGGCGATGGAGGTCGCCCCCACCGCCCACCATGTGATGGGCGGGCTGCGGATCACACCCGCCTGCCAGACGAGCCTGGCCGGGCTTTTCGCCTGCGGCGAGACCGCCGGCGGAGTTCACGGGGCCAACCGCCTCGGCGGCAACGCCCTTGCCGAGACCCAGGTATTCGGGAAGCGGGCCGGCGAGGCAGCCGGGAAGACACCTGAGCGGGCGAAGGTCCTGGATAAAGTCCAGGTGGCGGCGCAGGAGGAACGGCTCGCCGCCTTCTACGAGGGCGAATCTTCGCCGACCTGGGCGCGGGAGCACCTCCAGCGTGCGATGTGGGACGGCGCCGGGATCCGGCGGGACGCGACCGCGTTGCAAACAACACAGCGGGTCGTCGAAGGACTGCTCGCCGCCCCGCTCAAAGCGGTCTCCGAGCGCAACCTCATCGAGTGTTGCGGTGCCCGGAACCTCTGCACCACAGCACTGCTCATCGTCCGTTCGGCCCTGCTGCGTCCGGAGAGCCGCGGGGCCCACTACCGGACCGACGTGCCCCCTGGCCCGGACCCGGCCCACTCGCCGTACGGGCACACCAGGATCAGCCTGCATGGAGCGTCCATCGAGGAGAGAAAGGCATGA